A genomic region of Cyprinus carpio isolate SPL01 chromosome B11, ASM1834038v1, whole genome shotgun sequence contains the following coding sequences:
- the LOC109060175 gene encoding CD27 antigen-like isoform X2, with amino-acid sequence MQPTMNQPDTKCVLAIFVAASSTLCVAACPENHFQVQKMLCCLNCQYGEYVARNCSEGPRGHIGVLCNTCRRCEEIGEVTVSNCTQFSDTQCASIHTQQITMHGCSSVIAAVVILGVILAACFFRRISKSGESDGGSAGEPFPISV; translated from the exons ATGCAACCTACAATGAACCAGCCAGACACCAAATGTGTCTTG GCAATATTTGTGGCTGCGTCGAGTACTCTTTGTGTAGCAGCATGCCCAGAGAACCATTTCCAAGTTCAAAAAATGCTGTGCTGCTTGAACTGCCAATATG GTGAGTATGTTGCCCGCAACTGCTCTGAAGGGCCCAGAGGCCACATTGGTGTGCTATGTAATACATGCCGCAGATGTGAAG AAATTGGAGAGGTAACTGTTTCCAATTGCACACAGTTTTCAGACACACAGTGTGCCAGCATACACA CGCAACAGATAACCAT GCATGGTTGCTCATCTGTGATAGCCGCTGTTGTCATTCTGGGTGTGATTCTGGCAGCCTGCTTCTTTCGCAGAATCAGTAAATCTGGTGAATCTGATGGAGGCtctgcag gagAACCATTCCCTATATCCGTATAA